From a region of the Acidimicrobiales bacterium genome:
- a CDS encoding right-handed parallel beta-helix repeat-containing protein: MTRRRLLSNNKWNAVQFRWALATVMILLPGIVMVPEQALARQTADQTDLVVALSCGFDADGDGICDTEEDANADLDGDPSTNPGPDTDGDLIPNYLDPDDDGDAMPTASENADPNADGDPRDAVDSNHDGVADYLSAPTLPAGGQVTWLQKISDTAGGFAGTLGFDDQFGMSATAIGDIDGDGVTDIAVGAINDDDGGTDRGAIYILFLNPDGTVKAEQKISDTAGGFSSPLQNTDLFGKAIASIGDLDGDGVNDLAVGAYYADDGGTDRGAVYILFLNTDGTVKAEQEISSTAGGLTGPLDNTDRFGRAVTGLGDLDGDGVRDIAVSAYFDDDGGTDRGAVYILFLNTDGTVKAEQKISSTAGGLTGPLDNTDSLGSAASALGDVDGDGVTDLAVGSYFDDDGGTDRGAVYILFLNTDGTVKAEQKISSTAGGLLGPLDNTDYFGVSTAGVGDFDGDGTPDLLVGAARDDDGGTDRGAIYLLSLSTSGTVESQLKISNTSGGLGAGLDNGDYFGTWVSSLGDLDGDDLPDLVVGAPFDDDGGSDHGAAYVIGLSEPAAVSVNSTADLADLVPGDGICDTGATNSEGADECTLRAAIEETNATASIDIIDFALPLSDPGYVAGPPSYWVIAPASNLPAITDIVTIDGYTQAGSSANTVAAPGGLDTVLKVRLDGTSAVQGIGFNPGADGSVVRGLNIANFASRGISMAPGVTNVEISGNFIGTNIDGTAANSNTIGVFTNGAGLRVGSGVAADRNLISGNSDLPVRFSGVGAQGGIVQGNLLGTDVTGMSILAASNWGVMTDNGAGSLTLGVDGDGFDDAGEANIVIAGSNGSSLTGSASVIAGNHFGVGSDGATALGAVGLGIGGSGTRVGSNWDGTSDSLEANLFSGLVGAGISIAGAADDVSVLGNRFWGNGGLGIDLGGGGVTENDPNDVDTGPNGLLNFPEMTSAVSSYGSTQIDFDLDVPAGDYRVEAFVNPSGADPTGNGEGEQFVGATVVSHTGSGTESFQVTISGAPGDIISLTATEQMPGPVFGSTSEFSDVAAAVCADADSDGLCDDNEDANADADNDPATNPGPDTDGDTIPNYLDPDDDNDGSPTSTENADPNGDGDPRDALDSDFDGQPDWLDVEAGPSTTPLGAEQKISDLAGGLGAALAVDDNFGRSLASVGDIDGDGVGDLVVGKARDDDGGNDRGAVYVLFLNADGTVKSEQKISDLVGGLMAPLKDVGYFGWSVAGLGDLDGDGITDIAVGARTDDGGGTTEGAVFVLFLNSDGTVKAEQKISSADGGLVATIDAGDNFGSAVEGLGDIDGDGVNDLAVGSYSDDDGGNGRGAVYVLFLNSDGTVKAEQKISDTAGGLSAELDDTDFFGWSIASLGDIDGDGVSDIAVGARFDDDGGTDRGTTYVLRLNSDGTVKAEQKISDTAGGLTATLDDGDYFGASVAGLGDTDGNGIGDLAVGAYNDADGGTGRGAIYILSLDATGAVIGEEKVSALSGGFTGPLAASDFFGVSVVSLGDLDDDGSLNLAVGAFGDDDGAANAGAVWILDLSPPTTVAVNSSGDGADLSPGDNLCDTGGTNAEGNPECTLRAAIDEANASASIGTIEFDIPISDVGHAAGVWTINPASVLPAITASVTIDGTTQAGAACDPVDGEHTIAVLLDGTGLAASSDGLVLTAGGSTIQGLAIEAFGDNQVQLDGNSNTVRCNFLGVQADGATSTSAEAAAVYVTGTDSIIGGPAVADRNVLSAGSDGVVVETGALRTLIQNNIIGLDMTGTLAIGAVGSGIYANLDTDTTIDSNVISGYWDGIFANGSTGMVIIGNKIGTNRTGTAAVANGAKGVWLLGAADGTLVSNNLISGNTDQGLFTNNSVTNTTITGNTIGMNAAGDAPIPNSVGVYLQGPATVGGPLPANRNIISGNAGNAITVVGSFASGTTIEGNRIGTSADGLSAVANGGAGIQVDGGADNVVIGGAAAGAGNLISGNTGHGVHISGSGTDNAVVQGNVIGLDTAGNVLGNASQGIYVAATDGHQIGGSGAGEGNVISGNASNGVMLDGTGATGNVVAGNIVGLDPTGSLPRPNGGAGVAIWTFADGNTIGGATPGDANTISGNTGAGVSIANGADNNMVRGNRIGLDSSGVAVVPNGAAGIGKGGAGAGNTFISNQIVGNVGLGIDLGTTGVDTNDALDVDTGSNDLLNYPVVTSAIDALGTVTVDFDLDVPAGSYRIELFTNPAGADPSGYGEGQGLQVASTIVHTGSGTESFQIIYGGGYGDTITLTATEESAGPVYGSTSEFSAAASVACTDTDGDTVCDIFEDANLDLDGDPSTNPGPDTDGDFTPDYLDTDDDGDGAPTADESADPNADGDPADALDTDADLTPDYLDAMGGADCTAQTQVPTIECNYLVALASATNSPGWTANSGWLAHSLPCLWPGVTCDATNVTGLDLSNSGLVGSIPAGIDDLAALQTIDLSVNRLSGAFPADLAAIPMLVELRLNDNELTGSLPLGFGSIASLTVLDVETNRLGGSLPADLGGASALTHLNVGHNALSGSIPAGLGSLTSLVVLDLQNNAFSGSIPTTFGALDSVTDLRLQNNVLTGAIPVELGDMASVEWMMLHDNGLSGSIPVELGDATTLQGLSLHGNLLSGAVPVQLSNLASLASLTLQGNAGLGSVPGAVVDLPGLLVFAR; this comes from the coding sequence ATGACCAGACGCAGACTGCTGTCGAACAACAAATGGAACGCCGTGCAGTTCAGGTGGGCGCTTGCGACGGTGATGATTCTCCTGCCCGGGATCGTGATGGTTCCCGAGCAGGCTTTGGCGCGCCAAACCGCCGATCAGACCGATCTCGTAGTTGCCCTCTCATGTGGGTTTGATGCGGATGGTGACGGTATCTGCGACACCGAAGAAGACGCCAACGCTGACCTCGACGGTGATCCTTCGACCAATCCGGGCCCTGACACGGACGGCGACCTCATCCCCAACTATCTCGATCCCGACGACGACGGCGACGCGATGCCCACGGCATCTGAAAACGCCGACCCCAACGCAGACGGCGACCCGCGCGATGCGGTCGATTCGAACCACGATGGCGTGGCCGATTATCTGTCGGCGCCCACCCTTCCGGCGGGCGGGCAGGTGACGTGGCTCCAGAAGATCAGCGACACCGCAGGCGGTTTCGCCGGAACACTCGGCTTCGACGACCAGTTCGGTATGTCGGCTACAGCCATCGGTGACATCGATGGCGACGGCGTCACCGACATCGCCGTGGGCGCCATCAACGACGACGATGGCGGCACAGACCGCGGCGCCATCTACATCCTGTTCCTCAACCCAGACGGCACCGTCAAAGCCGAACAAAAGATCAGCGACACCGCCGGCGGGTTCTCGTCACCACTGCAGAACACCGACCTGTTCGGAAAGGCGATCGCTTCGATCGGCGACCTCGACGGCGACGGGGTTAACGACCTGGCGGTAGGCGCGTACTACGCCGACGACGGCGGTACAGACCGCGGCGCCGTATACATCCTGTTCCTCAACACCGACGGCACCGTCAAAGCCGAACAAGAGATCAGCTCCACCGCCGGCGGGCTCACCGGACCACTCGACAACACCGACCGGTTCGGACGAGCCGTTACCGGACTCGGCGACCTCGACGGCGACGGCGTACGTGACATCGCCGTCAGCGCCTACTTCGACGACGACGGCGGCACCGACCGCGGCGCCGTATACATCCTGTTCCTCAACACCGACGGCACCGTCAAAGCCGAACAAAAGATCAGCTCCACCGCCGGCGGGCTCACCGGACCACTCGACAACACCGACAGCTTGGGCTCGGCAGCGAGCGCCCTGGGCGACGTGGATGGCGACGGTGTAACCGACCTGGCGGTGGGGTCCTACTTCGACGACGACGGCGGCACCGACCGCGGCGCCGTATACATCCTGTTCCTCAACACCGACGGCACCGTCAAAGCAGAACAAAAGATCAGCTCCACCGCCGGCGGCCTCCTCGGACCACTCGACAACACCGACTACTTCGGAGTCAGCACGGCGGGCGTAGGAGACTTCGATGGCGACGGCACACCCGACCTACTCGTCGGAGCCGCAAGGGACGACGACGGCGGCACAGACCGAGGCGCCATCTATCTGCTGTCGCTCAGCACAAGCGGCACCGTCGAGAGCCAGCTGAAGATCTCGAATACCTCCGGGGGCCTGGGAGCAGGCCTCGACAACGGAGACTACTTCGGCACCTGGGTGTCGTCTCTGGGCGACCTCGACGGTGACGATCTGCCAGACCTGGTCGTCGGCGCGCCATTCGACGACGACGGCGGCTCCGACCACGGAGCCGCGTACGTGATCGGACTGTCCGAACCAGCGGCGGTGAGCGTCAACTCCACCGCAGACCTGGCCGACCTCGTGCCGGGTGACGGAATCTGCGACACCGGCGCCACCAACAGCGAAGGCGCAGACGAGTGCACGCTGCGCGCCGCTATCGAGGAGACCAACGCCACGGCCTCGATCGACATCATCGACTTCGCCCTCCCCCTGAGCGACCCCGGGTATGTCGCAGGACCACCCAGCTATTGGGTCATCGCGCCAGCGTCGAACCTTCCAGCGATCACCGACATCGTGACTATCGACGGTTACACCCAGGCGGGCTCTTCGGCCAACACCGTCGCCGCGCCCGGTGGGCTCGACACCGTGCTGAAGGTTCGCCTCGATGGCACGAGCGCTGTCCAGGGCATCGGTTTCAACCCGGGGGCCGATGGCTCCGTCGTACGAGGTCTGAACATCGCCAACTTCGCGAGCCGAGGTATCTCCATGGCGCCGGGAGTGACGAACGTCGAAATCAGCGGCAACTTCATCGGCACCAACATCGACGGCACGGCCGCCAACTCGAACACCATCGGCGTGTTCACCAACGGCGCCGGCCTGCGTGTGGGCTCGGGCGTGGCGGCCGATCGAAACCTGATCTCCGGCAACTCCGATCTACCCGTTCGATTCTCGGGTGTGGGCGCCCAGGGCGGGATAGTGCAAGGCAACCTGCTGGGCACCGACGTGACCGGCATGTCCATCCTGGCCGCGTCCAACTGGGGTGTCATGACCGACAACGGAGCCGGATCTCTGACGCTGGGCGTCGACGGCGACGGTTTCGACGATGCGGGCGAGGCGAACATCGTGATCGCCGGCTCAAACGGCAGCTCGCTGACCGGTTCGGCGTCGGTGATCGCTGGCAATCACTTCGGCGTGGGTTCAGATGGCGCCACCGCGCTTGGCGCCGTCGGCCTCGGCATCGGCGGGTCGGGCACAAGGGTGGGCTCGAACTGGGATGGCACATCCGACAGCCTCGAGGCCAACCTCTTCTCGGGGTTGGTCGGTGCGGGAATAAGCATCGCCGGTGCAGCCGATGACGTGTCGGTGTTGGGCAACAGGTTCTGGGGCAACGGCGGCCTCGGTATCGACCTCGGCGGAGGCGGCGTAACCGAGAACGATCCCAACGACGTCGATACGGGGCCCAACGGCTTGCTCAACTTCCCCGAGATGACCAGCGCTGTCTCGAGCTACGGCTCGACCCAGATCGACTTCGATCTCGACGTGCCGGCTGGCGACTACCGAGTCGAGGCGTTCGTCAACCCCTCGGGCGCCGATCCGACTGGCAATGGCGAGGGCGAGCAGTTCGTGGGCGCAACGGTGGTGTCTCACACCGGTTCGGGCACCGAGTCGTTCCAGGTCACCATCAGCGGAGCGCCCGGCGACATCATCAGCCTCACCGCCACAGAGCAAATGCCGGGCCCGGTGTTCGGTTCGACCTCGGAGTTCTCCGATGTGGCCGCCGCGGTGTGCGCAGACGCCGATTCCGACGGGCTCTGCGACGACAACGAAGATGCCAACGCCGACGCCGACAACGACCCGGCCACCAACCCTGGGCCCGACACAGACGGCGACACCATCCCCAACTACCTCGACCCCGACGACGACAACGACGGCTCGCCCACCAGCACAGAGAACGCAGACCCCAACGGCGACGGCGACCCTCGCGACGCGCTGGACAGCGACTTCGACGGCCAACCCGACTGGCTCGATGTCGAAGCCGGCCCTTCCACAACACCCCTGGGCGCCGAGCAGAAGATCAGCGATCTGGCCGGCGGTCTGGGCGCCGCGTTGGCCGTCGACGACAACTTCGGCCGCTCGCTCGCATCGGTGGGCGACATCGACGGCGATGGTGTGGGCGACCTGGTGGTCGGCAAGGCGCGCGACGACGACGGAGGCAACGACCGCGGGGCGGTATATGTCTTGTTCCTCAACGCCGACGGCACCGTCAAGTCCGAACAGAAGATCAGCGACCTGGTAGGCGGTCTCATGGCGCCCTTGAAAGACGTCGGGTATTTCGGGTGGTCGGTTGCCGGGCTGGGCGATCTGGACGGTGACGGCATTACAGACATCGCCGTCGGAGCCAGAACCGACGACGGGGGCGGCACCACCGAGGGTGCGGTCTTCGTGCTGTTCCTCAACAGCGACGGCACCGTCAAGGCCGAACAAAAGATCAGCTCCGCCGACGGCGGACTGGTCGCCACCATCGACGCAGGTGACAACTTCGGCAGCGCTGTGGAGGGTCTGGGCGATATCGACGGTGACGGCGTCAACGACCTGGCCGTTGGTTCGTACTCCGATGATGACGGAGGCAACGGCCGGGGTGCGGTGTACGTGCTGTTCCTCAACAGCGACGGCACCGTCAAAGCCGAACAGAAGATCAGCGACACGGCAGGCGGACTGTCAGCAGAGTTGGACGACACCGACTTCTTCGGCTGGTCCATAGCTTCGCTGGGCGACATAGACGGCGACGGCGTCTCCGATATCGCGGTCGGAGCGCGTTTCGATGACGACGGCGGCACCGACCGCGGAACGACATACGTCCTGCGTCTGAATAGTGACGGCACGGTCAAGGCCGAACAGAAGATCAGCGACACGGCAGGCGGGCTCACCGCGACCCTGGACGACGGCGACTACTTCGGTGCGTCCGTCGCCGGGCTCGGCGACACCGACGGCAACGGAATCGGCGACCTGGCGGTCGGCGCCTACAACGATGCCGACGGCGGCACCGGCCGCGGGGCCATCTACATCCTTTCCCTCGATGCGACCGGTGCCGTGATCGGCGAGGAGAAGGTCAGCGCGCTGTCGGGCGGCTTCACCGGTCCGCTCGCGGCGAGCGACTTCTTCGGGGTTTCGGTGGTGAGCCTGGGCGATCTCGATGACGACGGCAGCCTGAACCTGGCGGTCGGCGCCTTCGGCGACGACGACGGGGCGGCCAATGCAGGCGCAGTCTGGATTCTCGACCTGTCGCCGCCGACGACGGTGGCTGTCAACTCGTCGGGTGACGGCGCCGACCTCTCGCCTGGAGACAACCTCTGCGACACCGGGGGCACCAATGCCGAGGGCAATCCAGAGTGCACGTTGCGCGCCGCCATCGACGAGGCAAACGCTTCGGCCTCGATCGGCACGATCGAGTTCGATATACCGATCTCCGACGTCGGCCACGCTGCCGGTGTGTGGACGATCAACCCGGCAAGTGTGTTGCCCGCGATAACCGCTTCGGTCACCATCGACGGCACCACCCAGGCGGGTGCTGCGTGCGACCCGGTCGACGGCGAACACACCATCGCCGTGCTGCTCGACGGAACCGGCCTGGCCGCATCGTCGGACGGTCTGGTTCTGACGGCTGGTGGCAGCACCATCCAGGGCCTGGCCATCGAGGCTTTCGGCGACAACCAGGTCCAGCTGGATGGCAACTCGAACACGGTCCGGTGCAACTTCCTTGGCGTTCAGGCCGACGGGGCGACCAGCACCAGCGCCGAAGCGGCAGCTGTCTATGTGACCGGCACCGACAGCATCATCGGCGGGCCCGCCGTGGCCGACCGCAACGTCTTGTCGGCTGGTTCGGACGGTGTCGTCGTCGAGACCGGCGCGCTCAGAACGCTGATCCAGAACAACATCATCGGCCTGGACATGACCGGCACGCTCGCCATCGGGGCCGTCGGGTCTGGCATCTACGCCAACCTCGACACCGATACGACGATCGACAGCAACGTGATCTCGGGCTACTGGGACGGCATCTTCGCCAATGGCTCGACCGGCATGGTCATCATCGGCAACAAGATCGGCACCAACCGGACCGGCACCGCGGCCGTGGCCAATGGCGCCAAGGGTGTCTGGCTGCTCGGCGCCGCCGACGGAACCCTCGTGTCGAACAACCTGATCTCGGGCAACACCGACCAGGGCCTGTTCACGAACAACTCGGTAACCAACACGACGATCACTGGCAACACGATCGGAATGAACGCTGCCGGTGACGCGCCGATACCCAACTCGGTTGGCGTCTACCTGCAGGGACCGGCCACCGTCGGCGGGCCACTTCCGGCCAACCGCAACATCATTTCGGGTAACGCGGGCAACGCCATCACGGTTGTCGGGTCGTTTGCGTCGGGAACGACCATCGAGGGCAACCGCATCGGCACCAGTGCCGACGGGCTCTCGGCCGTCGCCAACGGCGGGGCGGGCATACAGGTCGACGGAGGCGCCGACAATGTCGTGATCGGGGGCGCTGCGGCTGGCGCGGGCAACCTGATCTCGGGCAACACCGGACACGGCGTCCACATCTCCGGCAGTGGCACCGACAACGCCGTGGTTCAAGGCAACGTGATCGGCCTCGACACCGCAGGCAACGTCCTCGGCAACGCAAGCCAGGGCATCTACGTGGCAGCGACCGATGGTCACCAGATCGGTGGCAGCGGAGCCGGCGAGGGCAACGTGATCTCGGGCAATGCGTCGAACGGTGTGATGCTCGACGGAACCGGCGCCACCGGCAACGTCGTCGCAGGCAACATCGTCGGCCTAGACCCCACGGGAAGCCTGCCGCGCCCCAATGGTGGTGCCGGCGTCGCCATCTGGACCTTCGCCGACGGCAACACAATCGGCGGGGCGACTCCAGGCGATGCAAACACGATCTCTGGCAATACGGGTGCCGGCGTCAGTATCGCCAACGGGGCCGACAACAACATGGTTCGCGGCAACCGGATCGGGCTCGACTCGAGCGGCGTTGCGGTGGTGCCGAACGGAGCAGCCGGCATTGGCAAGGGTGGCGCCGGCGCGGGCAACACGTTCATCTCCAACCAGATCGTGGGCAACGTCGGGCTCGGCATAGACCTCGGAACCACCGGTGTCGACACCAACGACGCGCTCGATGTCGACACCGGCTCGAACGACCTGCTCAACTACCCGGTCGTCACGTCTGCGATCGACGCGCTCGGCACCGTAACGGTCGACTTCGATCTGGACGTCCCCGCCGGGTCGTATCGAATCGAGTTGTTCACCAACCCGGCGGGCGCCGATCCAAGTGGCTACGGCGAGGGTCAGGGCCTGCAGGTCGCAAGCACCATCGTGCACACCGGCTCGGGTACCGAGTCGTTCCAGATCATCTACGGCGGCGGCTATGGCGACACGATCACCCTGACCGCCACCGAAGAGTCGGCGGGGCCTGTCTATGGGTCCACGTCGGAGTTCTCGGCCGCGGCATCTGTGGCGTGCACCGACACCGACGGCGACACCGTGTGCGACATCTTCGAAGACGCCAACCTGGATCTCGACGGTGATCCGTCGACAAACCCCGGTCCCGACACCGATGGTGATTTCACCCCCGACTATCTCGACACCGACGACGATGGCGACGGCGCCCCCACCGCCGACGAGTCGGCCGACCCCAACGCCGACGGCGACCCCGCCGACGCACTCGACACCGATGCCGACCTGACGCCCGACTATCTCGACGCAATGGGTGGCGCCGACTGCACCGCCCAGACCCAGGTGCCCACGATCGAGTGCAACTACCTGGTGGCGCTTGCGTCGGCGACCAACTCGCCGGGCTGGACCGCCAACTCGGGGTGGTTGGCACACAGCCTCCCCTGCCTGTGGCCAGGGGTCACCTGCGACGCCACCAACGTCACTGGCCTCGACCTCTCGAACAGTGGGCTCGTCGGTTCGATACCCGCAGGCATCGACGACCTCGCTGCGCTGCAGACGATCGATCTGTCTGTCAACCGGCTGAGTGGTGCCTTCCCGGCCGATCTGGCGGCCATCCCGATGCTGGTCGAGCTTCGCCTCAACGACAACGAGCTGACCGGTTCGCTGCCGCTGGGATTCGGCTCGATCGCCTCGCTGACCGTCCTGGATGTCGAGACCAACCGGCTCGGCGGCTCGCTGCCCGCCGACCTAGGCGGAGCATCTGCTCTGACCCACCTCAACGTGGGCCACAACGCTCTGTCGGGAAGCATCCCTGCGGGCCTGGGTTCGCTGACGTCGCTGGTGGTGCTCGATCTCCAGAACAACGCCTTCAGCGGTTCGATACCGACGACGTTCGGTGCCTTGGATTCGGTGACCGACCTGCGCCTGCAGAACAACGTCCTCACGGGCGCCATTCCGGTAGAGCTGGGCGACATGGCCTCGGTCGAGTGGATGATGCTGCACGACAACGGCCTGTCTGGTTCGATTCCGGTCGAGTTGGGCGACGCCACGACCCTGCAAGGGCTGAGCCTTCACGGCAACCTGCTGAGCGGTGCCGTGCCCGTGCAGCTGTCGAACCTGGCCTCGCTCGCGTCGCTGACCCTGCAGGGCAACGCCGGCTTGGGCTCGGTGCCCGGCGCCGTCGTCGATCTGCCCGGGCTCCTCGTCTTCGCCCGATAG